The genomic interval GTGATTTTACTTCCTccagtatttttattattttcagctgtcactttaacCCTGAATGTTACCATGTTAGTTAATTTAATTAGTCATTATGCTGATTTTGTAGTTTCATCTGTTGGAGCCTGTAACCTTTATGCTGCTTTATTGATGTCTGCCAGTATTACAGATTTAAGTGGCATCCTGACCTTTTGCCTCTTATTTCTGTGATTACTTCAAGATTTGTAGTAAATCTAGCTTCTGCAATGTCTTCTTTGGTTAAGGTTTCTGATTAAAGTGAGCTTTCactgaaattattttagaaTGATCTAATTTTCTTCATATAAATACAATCATGGATGAGACataatttttctttctaatCCTGTAGCATCACCTTTCCACTATTAAATCTTTTTACAGCCTTTACTAATATTCTGATAttggtttaaaaatgaaatcaaaagcTGCATCAGGCAGAAGTCAATGCCATCAACTTTTTCTctttgtcccaaggatcagccttCCTTAAAACACATCCTTTCAAATTGTTTGCATAACTTCTCtgaaatgtcaaaaataaaagcaaataaaattaacaagGAAATAtccaaaatacaagaaaaatgaACAAAGGAAAAGTGTCTCTTATGGAGACCAATTATGCTTGTTTTAAAGGATTATTAACTTATTTCTGATTTCTTTCTGGTTCTTTTGACCGAGTGAATTCACTGCTAGTATTGCCTTTAAATATAAACACCTATCTCAGCTGTTCTAaggtaaaactttaaagtaaaCTTATATACACTTTGTCTCACATAATTATTTATCCATACAAGCAAATACTTTCTCTGTAAGTTGATGAGcaacttctattttttttgcaatgattATAGGTTTTCGTTCAGTAAGCAGAAGAAGAGCAGTGTCTAAAACAAAGctagataataataatatttaagcTATTTaagctaaattaaaatatgagaAAGGAAAAGCCTTGGTATCTGAAGGGTCCTTCATGGAACCAAGTCTGAGCCTCGTATTTGGGAGTGTTTGACCTTCAAATGGCTTGACAGATAGCAGCtctgaaaataaagacaaaaatctgGTGATCATTATAAATAACTTCAATTATTCTggaattaattcaattcaattcaattcaattttatttatatagcgccaaatcacgaaacatgtcatctccaggcactttacaaagtcaagttcaatcagattatacagattggtcaaaaatgtcctatataaggaaaccagttgattgcatcaaagtcccgacaagcagcattcactcctggggaagcgtagagccacagggagagtcgtctgcattgtacatggctttgctgcaatccctcatactgagcaagcatgaagcgacagtgggaagaaaaaccacccattaacgggaaggaaaaacctccggcagaaccgggctcagtatgaacggtcatctgcctcgaccgactggggttacagaagacagaacagagacacaacaagagaaacaaaaaagcacagaagcacacattgatctagtaatctgttctacattagatggtagaaTTAAAATGTCTAATTACATAAGGGAACTTCTAAAGCAGTCTATTTGCTGTCTAAAGGTGTACACATTAATAGAGCAGCCTACATTTAGTTGATTACAGTCAGTTATGGCGTCCTTTAATATTTCTTAATTAGAGTTTCCTTTTACCCCTTCTGAAAATCATCGAGTCATTTAGTGAGCAGaacacactgacccagcaggGTAATCTCCTTATaaatgtttacaacatgctCAGATTTCttttatcatatctttttgTCCCTGCAGACATTTTCCAAGGTCTACCTCTGTTCAGTATAACCAGACACTTTTAAATGATTATGTAACAGATGACGTGTTTAACGTGGCCTTTTGATTCCCTCAAGCGCACCAAATTTCCCTCTAGCCTTATCAAACGCTGTCAAAAATCTTCCCATAACAAACTATATCATATTAATTTCAATTTCTTATACTTGTGATTATTATTAAAGCTAAAGCAGACATTTGATTTTCTTGTGAATTTAACACAATTAAAGAGATGAGCCTTGCTTATAAAATCCCATAACTCAATTTCAATtccaatcaattttatttatatagcgccaattaacaacacacgtcatctcaaggatctttccaaagtcagactccatcagatcctccaggttggtgagaaagtttcctctctaaggaaacccagcaggttgcatcaagtctctccaagcagcattcactcctcctgaaagagcgtagagccacagtggacagtcgtctgcattgttgatggctttgcagcaatccctcatactgagcatgcatgaagcgacagtggagaggaaaactcccctttaacagggaggagaacctccagcagaaccagaaccaggctcagtgtgaacgctcatctgcctccacccactggggcttagagaagacagagcagagacacagaaagctcagaagctcacattgacccaggagtactttctatggtagagaagacagagcagagacacagaaagctcagaagctcacattgacccaggagtactttctatgttagagaagacagagcagagacacagaaagctcagaagctcacattgacccaggagtactttctatgttagagaagacagagcagagacacagaaagcacagaagctcacattgacccaggagtactttctatgttagagaagacagagcagagacacagaaagcacagaagctcacattgatccaggagtactttctatgttagagaagacagagcagagacacagaaagcacagaagctcacattgacccaggagtactttctatgttagagaagacagagcagagacacagaaagcacagaagctcacattgacccaggagtactttctatgttagagaagacagagcagagacacagaaagctcagaagctcacattgacccaggagtactttctatgttagagaagacagagcactGAGATGCATTGCTGTCCAGATCGTTTTTTCTaaatacaagcaggcaatctgagtgaaatgctgacaggtgagtccGCAataatctatccatccattttctgaaacgcttatcccttgtggggtcgcctatctccagctgttaatgggcgagaggcgtggtacacctggacaggtcgccagtctatcagggcaacacagagacaaacaggacaaacaaccattcacacacacacacctaaggacaatttagagagattaattaacctaacagtcatgtttttggactgtgggaggaagctggagtacccagagagaacccacacatgcacagggagaacatgcaaactccatgcagaaagacccagggttggatttaaacctagaaccttcttgctgcaaggcagcagtgctacccactggTCCAGTCCATGCGTAATaatatcagaataaaaataaaatgataatgaTTTCTGTACATAAGGtgcgttcaaacattttgaagcTGTGTGActaagtttcatcatcatggCACACATTTCTTGATCCATTCTAATCAGTAAATCTCTCTACTTTGATCACTAGGAgggtatttgtgttttttcctgtaCTGTAAACTAAGCTTATCAAAGGGGTCAAACATTTCTGTGGTCTTCTCACTCAGAGTTGCTCTGAAAAGCATCTGAATCACTCTGAAACTAAGACTCCTAGGTAGGAATCTTCAGGccaagataggagctctctgagaatctttgtgaatacggcaGGAACTGGAGCTTTTGTGACAACTTTGAACCCAGAATGAGTTTAAATCAGTTGCTGCTGTGCTACAAGCCTTCTAACACTAAATctgtttttgtgcattttctaCAGGCGTATAAATTTGGGGACATAATTGCTTTCCCTCGTGACTTGTCAAGTCATGGTGGACTTTCACTATACAAGCACTATGCTATTTATGTAGGCTCCAAGAAATTTGTGCAGCAGACACCTGAGGAGGACATGTTCCACCTGACAGGTTCAGTATCTGTCCACCATCTGAAACCTGAACTCTGAGCGCGTACTGCTTGTCAGCAATCTCCTGATCTTTCTGGAAATTGTGCTTACTCGTTGATTCCAGGTTCGTTTGAAAATGTGCGTAAAGGTGAGCAGTATTCCAACTGCGTCTTCGGTAAACTAtctaaacacagaaaacacgAGCTGGACAATTACCTGGATGAGATATGGCAAGCTGAGGGACTCAAAATAAATCCATACCACATTAAGAGACGAATTAAAGAGACGTACAGGAACTGTGGCAGATGGAACGCTGTAACCAACAACTGTGAGCACATCGCCACCTACATCCGTTATGGACTGAAAATTTCGTGGCAGGTATGTGGTGGAGCATGACAATCAAGACCTCATattttttaatggaaatgtCAACTTTAAGTGGGATTAGCGTATGACTAAAaccatttactttaaaaaaaatagttgtaaAGCAGCACTGAGTCATTTTTCAGTAAGGCTCCCACTACAGGACCTAGCTCTAGCTCTGCTCTGCGTATCCCCGCACCATAAAGCTACGGCACACTGCCTCTCTCAAAGCAGCTGGGCAGAGAGAGAAAGGTGTGAATGCGGACCGATAGCGGCCGGTGTTACACCGTTTTCTGTGACCCATCATATTCTGGGACTCCAGGGGCTCTTATTGTTTGTGATATTAAAATTATGTCAAAAAGGAATAATGGTAAAGTACTTGTGGGCGTGGCTTAGGTTGCTTATAACGATCAAAATGATCTAATCTCAATCTACAAAGTAAAGCTTATCTTAATTAACTGTCATACAGTATTTAATTGGGCTTTTAAGACCCAGTCAGCTTGTTAGAGTTTTGTTCAGGCAGCGTGAATATGGGGCTCATGCACGTTAAGTGCTTTATGTAGATTTCATATAGAGTGTGCACCATGTTTGTTCTGCTGGAGTCAGCAGAACAGCGCCCCCTGGAGTAGCGGAGTATGATGGGCAGCAGAAAAACGGTGTAACACCGGCTCACTGCAATGCAACCTGAGTGGGTCTATTTATAGCTCTTTTTCCATAGTCGTTTATTTTGTAGCCTAAATAAACTACTTCacggtaattaaaaaaaaaaaaaagttaaaaaacaaaacaactggacttttttctggagtttgaagacatttcgcttcccattcagaaagctttctcaattcaaatgtctggagtagtgtgaagctccaagctttatattattgctcTAAAAGGCCTGGTAATGGCTTAGATAGCATGGATATTAAACCGAAACATGTTTCACCCCTTCGTAATGGGGAGTGGTTAGGGTCATTGTTGGTCTGGCTTACTGGGGAGATGTCCTGATCACCCGGATGGAGGTGAAAAATGGAAGGAAtcaaacctgttgctgtgttgtaggtttttgaaagttgaaacctgagacCTCCTCCtctgagaaagctttctggatgggaagcgaaacgtcttcagacttaggaaagaagtccagttgttttattttttttggaatgatcatgacctggacgactgagaatcttcaccagcatgcaTCACGgtaaaaaacaagcccaataaACCGCAACCTGCGACTCAAAAAATGTGTGAGACTTCAGAAAAAGACAAACCAAAAgtcgcttataataagcagacgTGGTAACACTGTTGATGCCGGTGGCCTTCATTGGGCTGCCTTAAACCGTGAGAACAAGAACACTGCACAGAAAGTTATAAGTGTGGTTTTTATAGCCAGAGACATTAGGGGGTGATGACAGACCCCTCATCAACACTTAGATTACCATCATAGGGACTTAAAGAggatatttaaaattaaaaatgttactcAGTGCTGCTGCAAGATTTAACGACTCTTTAAAACggatgaaaatgatttaaaagggGAAATCTTTTGCAAAAAggtcatgttttttgttttactaaagGGGGCCATGCAGGTTAGTAATCAGTAGGTAATgcagtttttctgcaaaaatgCACAGAAAAAGTGCATTAGTACAGACACTGAACAACACTGACACTAATGTGATAAAATAATATGTTTTCTGATAGAACCAACACAGTTTTAGTTCTGTTGCATGACGTTTCATGTACATATTGACTAATGATGTTTTATAATGTATTATTGACTAATATAGAATTGTATTCATTAAACTtgtttatccttttatttttacagggCGGTCAGTTTGCTCAGCGTTTTGTCCGTAACCAAGGAATGAGCAAAGATGTAGTGGATAAAATCAGAAGGAGAGTTCCTCACTAAACGTACGACGAGTTCGGCAGGAGTCCGCGTGACAGAACcggttaaaatatgttttaggaaaactttaaactttgttgcacttcaaattaataaaatgtaagaaaagaaCTGAGTCTTCTATTGTATTTTTTAGAATAGAGCCTTTACTTTCAAAAGAAAGATGTAAATTCCTCTGATAACCCCTGACTTGGAATCAGCTTTCAGCTTTCAGCTACCGGTTTAATAACCTCTGTGATGAAAATACCAGCTGTTTTTTCCTAAGCTGATAAAACAGTCTGACTGAAACTGTCAGGCAGACAGCACAGAGCCAACCAACAGGTTGTGGTCGTCATAGTAACCGTCGCTGTGTCCTGCTGGTCTGGGCTCAGCAGCCTGATGTGGAGGCAGCAGGTATGAGTTACAGCGAGCTGGAGCGTTTAGACCAGCTGCAGTTAGTTGTTGCTAGAAGGATGTGTACAGGTGGAGCTTTCACTTTAGTGAAAATCATCAATGTGATATGAAGCAGTTTTAAACTTGTCTTGGTGTTTACAGCCAAGGGATGGACATCTCAGGGTTTAATCAGAGGCGGCTTTAGAGTCCTCTGGCATGAACGTTTATATTTACCTGGTCTAAAAATCTCTGAATCTCCTTCATAAATATTGTTCCTAAAGATTGTCTTGTCTAAAAATGATCTTTATATGAAAAATGAcagtaaaagtgaaaatgaagtGGAATGCAGTTCTCTGATGCCCATGATGATATTTTctatttggaaataaaaaatattctccCATCTTGTAGTGAAAgggtaaattattttataactcTTTGTTCAGCCTGagtgtattattttatttttgttgctatCCCATAATAATCTAGAACACAGTTATCTCAGTCTGACTGAATTCAGCTCATCCCAGTTCACACTTTGTCCTCTTAAAGTTGGAGGAAGAAGTAAAATGATAAGCAGAATAAGTAGAATAGAACGAGCCTCCGTTTAGAAGTGAAGAGGAACACTGAGGTCTGGTTAATTCATAGTTATGCAGGATTTTAAAGTGATGGACTTATGTgaacaaatatttttcaaagctcttattactgaataaactagactgtttattaaataaacagcCTGACTGCTTACCAAAAAATGCAACGGCCATTTTTTCCCTCCAGCTTTGCAGTTCTATTGAAATATATGATGTTTGGTAGGAAGCAGATTGTAGAAAAATGAAGCAATAACCATGAGAAAGTGCTGGTGTgttccttctccttctcctgcTCTGCTTGTTCTTGTCAGAAGGGATGAAACCCAACATTACAGGATGATGTCAGGAAGTATTTGAAGGCAGGGAGCTTTTTATCCATCATTTGGACGGCGGGAACAAACTGGGTCAGCCTGATATTATTGGTATCCctgtaactttattttataaagagCTACAATCTACAAAATTACATGATTGTTGTGCAATGAAGTGCATTCTGggtatttaatgtttaatcaacTCCGCCTGTTAGGTGATGTCCTGTGAATACCAGCCCAAGATGGAGTATTAGGACCATAGATGAAAGAGGGACTGGAGCTTTGCATTGTCAAACAGCACTAAGCTGTcgtctcctcctgcagaggtTACTGCTGACGCTGACCCCCCCCCCGACCTGTTTCTGAGACCAATAGACGGTTTAAACGACTGTCTGCCTGCCTTGAATTCTGGGTTCTGCTGTTTTGAGCCTAACACAGAGGGAGTAAAACATTGTAACAGTGTAGTACAGGAAAAGCCCCTTATTGTTTCTGCTGTTTCCATATGTTGTTTGATGCAAAACTCCAAAAAGGTCTGACTTTACAGAGGATCCACACACTAGGTGTAGGGCTCCAAACAAAGTCATGTTTCCTTGATAGGTTGTCtagaaagatagatagatagatagatagatagatagatagatagatagatagatagatagatagatagatagatagatagatagatagatactttaCTTATCCTGAAGAAATGTTTTCCCCTTTCTTGTCCCTTCACAATCATGAAATTGCAGTTTTTACACAGTTCTGTAAATACACTGCTGTGCTTCATTTTTCAAACTTGAACAATTCATATAATTGCAGAGTACTTTTTCCCTTTAAGATCATTTACACTCCTGGATAGATGccgaaacattttcagaaaaactaaaaGTCCAGTGGCCATGGATGTAAGCCTGTCTTCTGCTGCGATGACCAGGATAACGTTGCACATTTCTGATTCTGAGTCTTTTCTCCTGCTGAACAGCTTAAATTTAAATTAGCGTGAGTCAGGCGTCTTCTTTctacttgtttatttttccactgTCACACCCAGATTTTCCCATTATGGGAAAATACATGTATTTCTATTCtactctaaaaacaaaaaagtaataataaaataaaacaattaaaacgtGTGATGCTTATTAACAATTCACTTTGTTAAAGACAATAAATTACCAAACAATTGAGGTTAATGCATGAATTGATCGATTTCAGATCAAATGTTAATTAAACAATTTTCTTGCTGCGGATGCTTTCTGTTATGTAAGATTGTAGGATTACAATTTGTGAAATTGTGAAATTCTAGAGGCTCCGTTCTGAACAGCGCCAGCAGGGGGAGCCATTTGCTTTTCTACAGTAACCGGTCAGGGAATCAGAACCTCCTGGTTGGTTCAGAtcagggttctgcaagctttATACAATCTAAAGAGATAATGTTGCCCTCATTCAGCCTCATTAAAACTGTTAAAGGACTTTTTGATAAAAGACAATTTAGAAGTTTTGAAAAATACCTTCAAGGAAAGgtgttgtcatttttttaataacaattgTATTTCTAGTTAtaggttctaaaacaatatttgcCAAAAGAGGATGGATAGATATTTCCTTTCTAAGGGATACAAAAAGActtacagaaaaagaaaaatagatcttAAAAAAAGGATTGCTGGTCCTTTCATTGTCCTTCTGTTGTGGAAATGCAAAGCTGTTACTTTGggaaaaataaagttgaaaaaatctgctattatatttatattaaagcCAAATAAATGCTTAGTTGGTTCAGCATGGTggtctgtcctgtgtgtctctgtgttgtcctgcgatGGACCGGTGACCTCTCCAGGGTGGACCCCCCCTCTCGCCCACTGgctgctggagatagggaccggTCCCCAGAGACTCTGCAAGGATGAGCTGGTacagaggatggatggatggatggatggaaggatggatggatgaatggatggaaggatggatggatgaatggatggatggatggaaggatggatggatggatggatggacagctCTTTATCATTTTAGCCAAAAGTATTAAGGTATTGGGCCTTTGTGGAGGGGCCCAGAGCCACTTGTAGCTCCATGGCTGCAGGTTGAGGCCGCTGGTCTAGACGGAtgataaaaaggagaaaaaagtcCCCAGTGAGGCGGAGAGAGCTGCTGGATAACACCCTGAGAACAAACAGGATGTTTCTGGAGTTTTAAGATATAATGACGACACAACAGCTTCTAGTGAGGGAGAACGGGTCGAGGTTCATGGGCCAAAGCTGGACCCTCATGAAGACAGGTACCTGGGAGGAGCATGGGGATTTAACATGATTTAATGAAGGCAAAGAGGAGGaactgacagaaaataaattaaaagtacaaacagaagaataatctgacaaagagaaaataaactgtttaggCCACGGCAATAATGAgcagaaaatgattaaaataaagacaaaaacacaaacacctatGGTTTATGACAAAGAATAGAAAACGGTGTCTGCCTCCCAGAATAGTTGGCATCATGTTGGCACAAATATGGAAACTTTAGATTCTGTTTTACTCCTTGTTTGATATCTCAGTTTTTTCTTAGTTACCCGGGTCATCATGAAATACAAGCAGCCTCCGCTCTGTCAGGGTTGGACTGTTTCAAGCAAAGGCAAGTTTGGTGGAAATGAGGAGAAAAACACGAGTTTGGTGTAAAAATCTGAAGAACAGCATCAGAAAATCCAGACTTTAAGAAGACGGGAGAAACTCCAGCAGAGACCTGAACCAAGCGGACCACCTGAAGGTCACAGGTAAAACAAGGGGGGCTTCCCTTTAGGAGAACCACAGGAtgacctcctccaccacctccacgcCAGACTgatgatgcagtaattcatgcataGGGAGCCTCAGCTAAGAACTGAGTGCAGAAAGGCATGGATGTGGTTGGACTCGTTGCTCAGGTGGCATCCTAACACAGAACCACGATCACAGAACCACGATCACAGAACCACGATCACAGAACCACGATCACAGAACCACCATGGAGCCGTTTGAGCTCCTGGGAGCGATAAATGTTGGTAGATGCAGTCTGGATTTTATAAACCTGTGGACATAaaagtgattggaacacctgaaTTAGATTATTTGGATGGTTGAGCGAACCTTTGGCAAAATAGAGTTCCAGGAAAAACGTGGATGAAAGAAAGAtgaatgttgttaaaaacatataattactggttgttgtttggttttgatttgtttttccatAAACCCAAATAATTCAACTAATTAATACAAGCTACGTGGTTTTCACTTCCTTTAACTGTGCTCTTATTGTGAAGGGAACGGAGCGCGCTTCCTTCCGTCTGATTGTCTCTAACTTGACAGCTGAGCTCCTCCTGAGCGCAGCATCCAGCCTCAGAGCTCCgcgcagagagagaacagcccggacttcctctcctctccctcagCTCGTCTGCTTGTCCAACAAACGGTCCAACTCCAGCGGCAGAACTTTTTTCTTCACGCCTCCGGGGAACAGAACGACTTTTTACGGCCGGAGAGCCCAGAGGAGGTCCGGAGGATGAACCCTCAGTGCGCCCGCTGCGGGAAGATCGTCTACCCCACGGAGAAAGTCAGCTGCCTGGACAAGGTGGGAGCTCTCTGGGGCgcagcataataataataataataataataataataataataataataataataataataataaataaaaaattgctgctgcaataaagtgatattttttcttaaaacacTGAATTAGATCATGTATCTCCATATatcatgatatatatatatatatatatatatatatatatatatatatatatatatatatatatatatatatatatatataatataaatttcTATATCACAGGCTAATATTGAGGGTAAAAGAAGCAATAAAGTGACTTACAATGTCTTATTGTAGACAGACCCAAACGCCTACAAAcgtgattttttcttttttgtattttaaattagaaaataaatgttttcccactcagattttaaaagtattcacaaaACACACCATCATTTATCCATTTTTGAAAGCGTCATTAGTGTGCACAATTATCACTTCACTTTTAATGCATATCATCATTGTTGTTGTGCATTAAATCATAAATTtacacccattcacaccctgacggtggtgagctatgttagcagccacagctgccctgggccaGACTGTCAGaggccaccgggccctctgaccaccgccagcaggccatttgcccaaagacacaatgactgagatggTCAGGCGGGGGATTGAACCGCTAACCTGGCTATTGCAGGAAAAACTCCCTAATTGAGCCACTGTCTGATGTGTGTGGGGGCTTTTTCTGCTGAGACTAATACAGATAAAGAACAATTCTGGCATTAACTTTGCAGcctttgaattattattattattattattattattattattattattattattattattattattattattattattattattattattattattatcagagCTGCAGAAACTCTGTGGCGGTGCTGACCGGCATCATTGACCGTtctcatttttgcagtgtaacactTTTGTGTGGGTTCTTGCATAACGATGCTAAATTATTGATTCATCTTCAGCAGCTTGATGCGTTCTCTGTCTGTTGTGTGAGGCATCAGATGACACAACAGCATGTAGGCCCCGCTCAGAATAATACCGCCCACCTTTCATCCTCAAACAAATGACAAATATCTCAGAGTTGCCACTTGGTGGGAAATATGCACAAAAGCTTTGTGAGGTAACCGGGGACAGGTTGGACCCACGTGCATCGTTAAAAACGCTCTGAGAATAAGAGCCATGGCGCTTTTATTTCAGGAGACACAGCATGGTGAGAGGCAGAGATTTAAAGACCAGGAGGCTGGCAGAGAAACAAAGCGAGAGTCGGAGTGTGAAAGAAAGAATGTGGATCCCTTCTGTCAGACAATCCCTTCAAATCAGCTCATTTTCAGAGCTCAGCCTCAGATCTGATACAGGAACATCCAAACAGCAACGTTTTATCGTTCCTCGGCTCATTTCTACATACATTCCTGTCACTTTCAGGGTTATTTACAGCTCACAGGGAGAGTTGTGTGGGAGGAGAAGCCACTGTTGTTGCACTTCCTGCTAACGGCCACTGGGGGCTGTCAAAGgttaacaggttttttttgtttttcttttttttttaccagtttagatttttgttttcttcttaaaaCTCTGCTAAGGCTGAAGCGAGTAGAGAAGCTCATCACAGAGACACCGACCAGCTGTCTGTCAGTGGTTACTCATCAGGCGGCGCCATGAAGACCCACAATTCCCTCTGATTTCTCTGATTTCTCCCGTTTCACCCTCCTGGTCCTcgtcttcatcttcatcagGGGCCGACCTGGTCTCTGCTTTCTGTCTCTgaatctgctgctgctgacaggTATGGAGCAGAACAATGAGCTGAAACTCATCAGCAGGCAGAACCGGCTCATTAAACGGagagaggttctgctggttcagCCCATCGCCGACTCAGAAATAATTCAATCTGGGTGAGGACGCCTCCagtcctgattggctggtctGTTTATCAGGTTCTGATTTCAGGGATCTAAACTCTCCATGAATAACTCTGAGCTGTTTTCTGTCTTCTGGGACATCTGCTCCCTTCTTAAGCCCAAAACATCACAGACACTAAGCGGACTCTCTGTGGTCGTCATGGACAGAATCTGGAAGATGCAGCTGGTTCTGAAACATCAGCTGATTGCAGGTGATGTGGTCTCTGGCTTGGCTTCTCCAGGAA from Fundulus heteroclitus isolate FHET01 chromosome 21, MU-UCD_Fhet_4.1, whole genome shotgun sequence carries:
- the LOC118556800 gene encoding lecithin retinol acyltransferase-like, which encodes MEAYKFGDIIAFPRDLSSHGGLSLYKHYAIYVGSKKFVQQTPEEDMFHLTGSFENVRKGEQYSNCVFGKLSKHRKHELDNYLDEIWQAEGLKINPYHIKRRIKETYRNCGRWNAVTNNCEHIATYIRYGLKISWQGGQFAQRFVRNQGMSKDVVDKIRRRVPH